The segment GCAAGAAAAAAAATATCAGGACGCCCTTCAGGCACTACAGCGAGCGGCTCAGCTTGATCCAAGGCGAGGCAGTATTCAACTGAATCTGGGCGTTACATTGCTAAATTTGGGCAATGCTGAGGAAGGCATGACTGCACTGAAGAAGGCAGCTGATCTGGAACCGCGCAACGGGCTGATTCGGATGCAGATTGGAGATGTTTATCGCGCTCAGGGGAATGTCGATCGCGCCGTTGCTCTTTATGAACAAGCAATTTCGGTGCAGCCCAACCTGAAAGAAGCCTACGAAGAACTCGGCAAACTCTACCTGGAGCAAAAGAACTACCTGCTGGCGATCGTCACTTATCGAGAACTCGTCCAGATAGCTCCGGAGAATGCGGATGCTCATTTACATCTTGGTGAGGCTCTCCACGGTCGGGAGCGGGACGACGAAGCCAAAGAATCGTTTCAGAAAGCCCGTGATCTGTATCAGCGGCAAAATAACTCGGAAGGAGCAGCAAAAGCAGAAGCTGCCATTCGTCAGATGCAGAGATAGGCGATCGAACAAGCTACAGTGGGGGTAGGTTTGGCAGTGGTCTACAGAAGAGCATTCTCCCCAAGCTAAACCTGTCCCAATTCTAATGTTTTGCTCACCTGTCTACTTCACCATCAGGCATTGCTGAATCGAAGGATAAAGCTGCGAATGGAGTTCCTGCATTGCTCTCCAAATTCCCCAATTTGAGGAAACTGTGAAGACTTGTTCCCCAAGTTGCGAAGCGAGGGAGGCAATTCATCCTTGAATTCAGCAATGCCGACTGCTGACCATTGACTCAATCCCAGACTCAACCCCATCTTTTTCCCAACCTCTGACTTTAGATAAATGCCATAGTGAGAGAAAATATGGCATTCTAAATCCGAGTACCTTAAGGATGTTAAGTCCAGTCTTGACTGATTTAGCTGCTATGTTTCAGTCCCTTAACAGATTTCCCCGACTTCTAACCTGGGGATTGCTGTTTCCGGTTTTGTTTCTCAACGGCTGGCTGCTGCTCATTATCGTGCGGGAGCTAGAGCCCTTAGTCAGTATTTTGATTTCTGCAACGGTTATTGCGTTTTTGTTAGATTATCCAATCCGATTTCTGCAGCAGACTGGAATTCCGCGTGGGCTTGCTGTCACAGTTGTTTTCTTGCTGTTTTTGATTCTTTTGGTGACGCTGGGCTTCTTTCTGGGTCCTTTGATTTTGCGACAGGCAAACGAGTTACTGATCCGTTTACCAGAATGGATTGAGTCTGGACGGCAACAGTTGAATAATCTCTCAGTCTGGGCAGCAGAACAACAACTCCCAATTGATATCCGAGAAAACGTAGTGCAAAATCTGGCGCAGTTGAGCGATCGGCTCTCTAGAACCTTGCGCCTGCTAACTGGGCAGCTAGTCAGCATCATCTTTGGAGCGATCGGCAGCATTGTCAATGTATTCCTGACGATCGTATTTGCGGCATTTCTGGTGTTGCGTGGAGAAAGCCTCTGGGCAGGAATTTTAAGCTGGCTACCGGGACAGTGGGATGACCAAATTCGACAGTTTCTGCCGGAAAACTTTGAGCGGTTTATCGTCGGTCAGGTAACGCTTGCCACAATCCTGATTATGGAGCAGACAACGCTAATGGTCGTTCTGGGGGTACCGCTCTCAGTGCTATTTGGCGTTGTAATTGGGGTAGGGAGTCTTGTACCGCTGGGCGGTGTGATTAGCGTGATTGTAATCAGTTCGCTGCTTGCCTTACAAAATTTCTGGCTGGGAGCAAAGGTGCTGCTGTTTGCGCTGATTGTCTTGCAAATTAACGATAACGTTGTGGGTCCGCGCATCATTGGCGATATTACAGGCTTAAACCCTGTTTGGATGCTCATTTCTCTCTTTATTGGGTTGAAGTTAGCAGGTGGACTCGGCTTGATTATTACTGTGCCGATCGCCAGCTTTATTAAAGAGACAGGCGATCGAATTCGTGCCTCAAAGTTTGACCCGCTCGCTAGTGTGGCATCTGCGCTCAATGATGATCCACCTTTACCCCAACCGCTGAAAGATGGCTAGGAAGGCTTAGCCTGGTAAATCATCCCGAAGCCAAAAACGTCTTGATCTTATGGAGCAGTGATGCCTGATCGTTATGATTTTGGTCATAGTCCTGTGTAAGCGGCAGTTGCTTTCTGGTTGAAGGATGAAAAGCTGAAAGATAAAAGACAATGCGATACTCCCGACCATAGCGGGTGCGTTGCACCTGAAGATCCATCCTTGTAATTTGATCAAAAGAGTAGGTCAACACTGAACTCACTCCCAATCTTTTTTGAACAATGACCATTTGATGCAGACGTTTGTAAAAGGTGCAAGTAATGATGGGACACTGCGCTAAATAAATGCCATAACCCAGAAAAAAACTCATCATCCATGCTGTATTCCAAACTGGAATCGCTGGTTGTAGCTGATAAACAATGATGAACGACCGGAATGGATAAAAGCGTTAATTTGGTCTGCGGTATTCTGTTGTCCTTCTGAGTTAGGAATTTCTGTTTCAATGCCGTTGTTGGTCAGCGTAACGTAATAATATGGTCCACCTTTGCTGCGTGTACCTGTTGCAACAGAAGCAACCTGTACGTTTTCGAAAGAATGATGAGTCACCATTCCTAGTACCGTAAATTCTGACATCTGGCACTTTACTTGATTCTGATCCGCATGGGTGAAGGATAAGGTTGTGGCGACAGAAGTAAACCCAGCGAAAATGATACTGTTGGCTGTTCCAATCGCAATTAAGCAAGCTCCCCAAAACCACGATTGAAACGGTTTGTGGTGCAGCGTTAGCCTTGTTTGGCTGGACTCTAGAACCTTCATTTCCACGTCCCATCAAGCGGCAATTGCTTCTAGAGTGCCCTATCCGATGGCGATACCTGCAATTACTCAGTGAGCTTTGAGCGTTCAAACCCGTTGCAAGCAAATTTAAGCACGGTGACGGAACGATGGGTTAAGGTATGGCGAGGCGTTCTCTCTATGATTTCTGTTAAGCAAATTTATTGTCTGTAGGCAATTTGAAGGGCCGGGGCTAAGCTCGGAAACTTTATAGGGGCACAATTGCTGCCCAACTTCTGGCACTTCAGCAAACAAATTCTCATCGATCGGATTGGAAAATAGCTTTTTTGTGATAGGATGGAGCATGTCGGCTGGATAGCCAAGCGGTAAGGCAGTGGTCTGCAAAACCACCATTGGTGGGTTC is part of the Trichocoleus sp. genome and harbors:
- a CDS encoding AI-2E family transporter translates to MFQSLNRFPRLLTWGLLFPVLFLNGWLLLIIVRELEPLVSILISATVIAFLLDYPIRFLQQTGIPRGLAVTVVFLLFLILLVTLGFFLGPLILRQANELLIRLPEWIESGRQQLNNLSVWAAEQQLPIDIRENVVQNLAQLSDRLSRTLRLLTGQLVSIIFGAIGSIVNVFLTIVFAAFLVLRGESLWAGILSWLPGQWDDQIRQFLPENFERFIVGQVTLATILIMEQTTLMVVLGVPLSVLFGVVIGVGSLVPLGGVISVIVISSLLALQNFWLGAKVLLFALIVLQINDNVVGPRIIGDITGLNPVWMLISLFIGLKLAGGLGLIITVPIASFIKETGDRIRASKFDPLASVASALNDDPPLPQPLKDG